The following proteins come from a genomic window of Novosphingobium sp. P6W:
- a CDS encoding bifunctional diguanylate cyclase/phosphodiesterase: MIDLQNTILEMIAKGESLADTINRLCLEVERIVPDAICSVLRVDSQGCLHSLAAPSLPAEYSALIDGLPIGPNVGSCGTAAWLGEEVAVQDVETDPRWHDYKHLVLPLGLKACWSSPVFGAHDRPIATFAFYYREKRGPLPIEREMVDRCVHLCAIALDRHRRVLEHERRAYTDALTGLANRAAFNIALPDLDCTSPGTWALCLVDLDNLKVVNDTFGHQAGDILLKEVGDRLAAAAAPDKVFRIGGDEFAIVVRSSAALRDIDRTVEAYLEALVPTADCDGKIVGPRATIGLAVLSDGDRTAERVRQNADFALYHAKETRRGGYVRYWPGIGTRMTRRLTAIREVDAALREGRIEPFYQPIILFETGEIVGLEALCRMRIGNTVVPASSFHDATTDASVAAALTRQIVSQVARDVRIWLDMGIPFQHVGINVSSVDFHNGSIYSVLAENFERERVPLKHVILEVTESVYMDDDAGVVRQSMAALREKGLKIALDDFGTGYASLTHLMSVPVDIIKIDKSFVDSIVDKGPSAAIIEGIVGIVGIAGRLGIKVVAEGIEERSQVRQLMGLGCGLGQGYLYSRAVDAGEAGEMMLKFAQGLGPAKARLKGG, from the coding sequence GTGATCGACCTTCAAAATACAATTCTGGAGATGATAGCCAAAGGGGAGTCGCTGGCCGACACCATCAATCGCCTGTGCCTGGAAGTGGAGCGGATCGTCCCGGATGCGATCTGTTCCGTGCTGAGGGTGGATTCTCAGGGCTGCCTTCATTCGCTCGCCGCCCCCAGCCTCCCGGCCGAATACTCCGCTCTGATCGATGGATTGCCGATCGGGCCGAATGTGGGTTCCTGCGGAACGGCGGCCTGGCTGGGGGAGGAGGTCGCCGTGCAGGACGTGGAGACCGATCCGCGCTGGCACGATTACAAACACCTTGTCTTGCCGCTGGGCCTGAAGGCGTGCTGGTCCAGTCCCGTCTTCGGCGCGCACGACCGGCCGATCGCGACATTCGCCTTTTACTACCGCGAGAAAAGGGGCCCATTGCCGATCGAGCGCGAGATGGTTGATCGCTGCGTCCACTTGTGCGCGATCGCCCTCGACCGCCATCGGCGTGTGCTGGAGCATGAGCGCCGCGCCTATACGGACGCGCTTACCGGCTTGGCGAACCGTGCGGCCTTCAACATTGCGCTGCCCGATCTCGACTGTACCTCCCCCGGCACCTGGGCTCTGTGCCTGGTCGATCTGGACAATCTCAAAGTCGTGAACGACACGTTCGGCCATCAGGCGGGTGACATCCTGCTCAAGGAGGTCGGCGACCGGCTTGCCGCTGCGGCCGCTCCCGACAAAGTCTTCCGCATCGGCGGCGATGAATTCGCGATCGTCGTACGCAGCAGCGCGGCGCTGCGCGATATCGATCGCACCGTAGAAGCCTACCTTGAAGCGCTGGTGCCAACGGCGGACTGCGACGGCAAGATTGTCGGCCCCCGCGCTACGATCGGCCTCGCGGTGTTGTCGGACGGGGATCGCACCGCCGAACGGGTGCGACAGAACGCGGACTTCGCCCTCTATCACGCCAAGGAAACCCGGCGCGGCGGCTACGTCCGCTATTGGCCGGGCATCGGCACGCGCATGACGCGCAGGCTCACAGCCATCCGTGAAGTCGATGCGGCCCTGCGCGAAGGACGAATAGAACCGTTCTACCAACCGATCATCTTGTTCGAAACGGGAGAGATCGTGGGCCTTGAAGCGCTTTGCCGAATGCGCATCGGCAATACGGTGGTGCCCGCATCCTCATTTCACGATGCGACCACGGATGCCAGCGTTGCCGCGGCGCTCACGCGGCAGATCGTCTCGCAGGTTGCCAGGGATGTGCGCATATGGCTCGACATGGGCATCCCGTTCCAGCACGTCGGGATCAACGTCTCCTCGGTCGATTTCCATAACGGCAGCATCTATTCGGTGCTGGCGGAAAATTTCGAGCGCGAACGGGTGCCGCTGAAGCACGTCATCCTGGAGGTGACGGAATCGGTCTACATGGACGACGATGCCGGCGTGGTGCGTCAGTCGATGGCCGCGTTACGGGAGAAAGGCCTCAAGATCGCGCTGGACGATTTCGGCACGGGCTACGCATCGCTCACCCACCTCATGAGTGTGCCGGTAGACATCATCAAGATCGACAAGTCCTTCGTGGACAGCATCGTCGACAAGGGACCTAGCGCCGCGATTATCGAAGGCATTGTCGGCATTGTCGGCATTGCCGGTCGGCTGGGCATCAAGGTCGTGGCGGAAGGCATCGAGGAACGTTCCCAGGTTCGCCAGTTGATGGGATTGGGGTGCGGCCTCGGCCAGGGCTACCTCTATTCGCGCGCCGTCGACGCCGGCGAAGCCGGCGAGATGATGCTGAAATTCGCCCAAGGCCTTGGTCCCGCAAAGGCTCGTTTGAAAGGCGGCTGA
- a CDS encoding helix-turn-helix transcriptional regulator, with protein sequence MSTKITPEDASQADAVSAEGMETGRRVREEIARRRISRQALADMARISLSTLEKALAGKRPFTLATLLRIEEALGVSLRAGSAAQAPSGGDVAPEAMGAYSRSAVTWLEGRYLTVRPSFGTPGSLFAYLTTIRWVPEKACLCFAESGRSDARFEQAGQVSMPNLSGHIYLVTNEQGQYRLAILSRPTIDGGLFGILTTLEVGHGSQLVPAAAPLALGKLGEGEDPQLGLVSPDMPHFAAYREMLNRSTEGDFARLHGTD encoded by the coding sequence ATGTCCACCAAAATCACGCCCGAAGATGCATCCCAGGCCGACGCGGTATCCGCAGAAGGAATGGAGACGGGTCGCCGGGTGCGTGAGGAGATCGCGCGGCGCCGCATCTCGCGCCAGGCGCTGGCGGACATGGCGCGGATCAGCCTCTCCACGCTGGAGAAAGCTCTGGCCGGAAAACGCCCTTTCACGCTGGCCACGCTGCTGCGGATAGAGGAAGCGCTGGGCGTCAGCCTGCGCGCCGGCTCCGCAGCGCAGGCGCCGAGCGGCGGCGACGTCGCGCCCGAGGCGATGGGCGCTTACTCCCGTTCGGCCGTGACCTGGCTTGAAGGGCGCTACCTCACGGTGCGGCCCAGCTTCGGCACGCCGGGAAGCCTTTTCGCTTATCTCACCACGATCCGCTGGGTGCCCGAGAAGGCTTGCCTCTGTTTCGCGGAATCGGGCCGCTCCGACGCCCGCTTCGAACAGGCCGGGCAGGTTTCGATGCCCAACCTTTCCGGCCACATCTATCTGGTGACCAATGAGCAGGGGCAATACCGCCTCGCCATCCTTTCGCGCCCGACCATCGACGGCGGCCTGTTCGGCATCCTCACCACGCTGGAAGTGGGCCACGGCTCACAACTGGTTCCCGCCGCCGCGCCGCTCGCGCTTGGCAAGCTGGGCGAAGGGGAGGACCCGCAGCTCGGCCTTGTCAGCCCGGACATGCCGCACTTCGCAGCCTACCGCGAAATGCTGAACCGGTCGACCGAAGGCGACTTCGCTCGTCTTCACGGTACGGACTGA